Proteins encoded together in one Streptomyces sp. TLI_171 window:
- a CDS encoding NUDIX hydrolase encodes MHASPAPADDSAIAAPPGRLRVVDADAGPVAPRGGPAPSALLRRRSATVCVDPAGRVLLYRRAERARAYPGWFDVLAGAGVRSGECRRAVESAFPGADLAEWYRRADDPSGAGLLVVHRLLTDRPPRPDPREVAWCGFVEPAELLAGSHRPLVPAGLDAVRRLFPTG; translated from the coding sequence GTGCACGCCTCCCCCGCGCCGGCGGACGACTCCGCCATCGCCGCGCCTCCCGGCCGGCTCCGCGTCGTGGACGCCGACGCCGGGCCGGTCGCCCCGCGCGGCGGGCCGGCCCCGAGCGCGCTGCTTCGGCGCCGGTCGGCGACGGTCTGCGTGGATCCGGCCGGTCGGGTGCTGCTGTACCGGCGCGCCGAGCGGGCCCGCGCCTACCCCGGGTGGTTCGACGTGCTGGCGGGCGCCGGGGTCCGCTCCGGGGAGTGCCGCCGGGCGGTGGAGTCCGCTTTCCCCGGGGCGGACTTGGCGGAGTGGTACCGCCGGGCGGACGACCCGTCCGGGGCGGGCCTCCTGGTGGTGCACCGGCTGCTCACCGACCGGCCGCCGCGGCCCGACCCGCGCGAGGTCGCCTGGTGCGGGTTCGTCGAGCCCGCGGAGCTGCTGGCCGGGAGTCACCGGCCGCTGGTCCCGGCCGGATTGGACGCCGTCCGCCGTCTCTTCCCCACCGGCTGA
- a CDS encoding prenyltransferase/squalene oxidase repeat-containing protein, which translates to MAIDSPGPAGPGPLATARAGLASRLTAAVGPDGLLHAPCAGRLLETALALHLLTVTDTAPALRERLTRWLRRGLARGGSDPAPRAGSAPRPDRTPGADPTLRADPVQLAAARAALGEPVDGAYAVAQLLVGFEQSASARTRLTLRILLAELGAGPFPALPGGSTAFDSDGRPDCQAREFAALRVLHAAGTGTARPLAEADRRALAAAAEPGPPPYANHLVRLLALLALRHHPEHLPAVRARAAELGRDLAPDGGLPFVTGLDVLATATGGVALAAAGTPTAALRPLARALARRQNEDGGWAFTRGGAASEVDSTAYAVEFLRAVTDRVRSEPLSVALAAGEQYLLGCRNQDGGFRAAGTGGGSEPAVTAGAVNALAGSPEHRPVVREAVGFLAERQLAARGFERCRSLGEGMAIFRSVLAYETLERFGPGGDPVAVTALAAQARAHALGRLLDTQRPDGGWGHAPGDPSDPISTGYALIALGRHPAGRGPARRALRHLLAHRRPDGSVPSRPDRADPGPLAHDVPLLADITALTALGHAARLFPADLPAPREHSPQPGHHALSYTI; encoded by the coding sequence ATGGCGATCGACTCCCCCGGCCCTGCCGGTCCCGGCCCACTGGCCACCGCCCGCGCCGGGCTGGCTTCCCGGCTCACCGCCGCCGTCGGGCCCGACGGGCTGCTGCACGCCCCGTGCGCGGGGCGGCTGTTGGAGACCGCCTTGGCCCTGCACCTGCTGACCGTCACCGACACCGCACCCGCCCTGCGCGAGCGGCTGACCCGGTGGCTGCGACGCGGCCTGGCCCGGGGCGGCTCCGATCCGGCGCCGCGGGCGGGCTCCGCGCCCCGCCCGGACCGGACGCCCGGGGCCGACCCGACGCTCCGGGCCGACCCGGTGCAGCTGGCCGCCGCCCGCGCGGCGCTCGGCGAGCCGGTCGACGGGGCGTACGCGGTGGCTCAACTCCTGGTCGGATTCGAGCAGTCCGCCTCGGCCCGGACGCGGCTGACCCTCCGCATCCTGCTGGCCGAGCTCGGCGCCGGGCCGTTCCCCGCGCTGCCGGGCGGTTCGACCGCCTTCGACTCCGACGGCCGACCCGACTGCCAGGCCAGGGAGTTCGCCGCGCTGAGGGTGCTGCACGCGGCCGGCACCGGGACGGCCCGCCCGCTCGCCGAGGCCGACCGGCGCGCGCTGGCCGCGGCCGCCGAGCCGGGGCCGCCGCCGTACGCCAACCACCTGGTCCGACTGCTGGCCCTGCTGGCGCTGCGCCACCACCCCGAACACCTGCCGGCCGTCCGGGCCAGGGCCGCCGAGCTGGGCCGAGACCTGGCCCCGGACGGCGGACTCCCGTTCGTGACCGGCCTGGACGTCCTCGCCACCGCCACCGGCGGTGTCGCGCTGGCGGCCGCCGGTACTCCGACGGCCGCCCTGCGTCCGCTCGCCCGGGCACTGGCGCGCCGTCAGAACGAGGACGGCGGGTGGGCGTTCACCCGGGGCGGCGCGGCGTCCGAGGTCGACAGCACGGCGTACGCCGTGGAGTTCCTGCGCGCCGTCACCGACCGGGTCCGCTCCGAGCCGCTGTCGGTGGCGCTCGCCGCGGGCGAGCAGTACCTGCTGGGGTGCCGGAACCAGGACGGCGGCTTCCGCGCCGCCGGGACCGGCGGCGGTTCCGAACCGGCCGTGACCGCGGGCGCGGTGAACGCGCTGGCCGGGAGCCCGGAGCACCGGCCGGTGGTGCGGGAGGCGGTCGGGTTCCTGGCCGAGCGGCAGCTCGCCGCTCGCGGCTTCGAGCGGTGCCGGAGCCTCGGCGAGGGCATGGCGATCTTCCGCTCGGTGCTCGCCTACGAGACGCTGGAGCGCTTCGGGCCCGGCGGCGATCCGGTCGCCGTCACCGCGCTCGCCGCCCAGGCCCGCGCGCACGCCCTGGGGCGGCTGCTGGACACCCAGCGCCCCGACGGCGGCTGGGGGCACGCCCCGGGCGACCCGTCCGATCCGATCTCCACCGGCTACGCGCTGATCGCGCTCGGCCGCCACCCGGCCGGCCGCGGCCCGGCCCGCCGCGCCCTGCGCCACCTGCTGGCGCACCGGCGGCCCGACGGCTCCGTCCCGTCCCGCCCGGACCGGGCCGACCCGGGTCCGCTGGCGCACGACGTGCCGCTGCTCGCCGACATCACCGCCCTGACGGCCCTGGGGCACGCCGCCCGGCTGTTCCCCGCCGACCTCCCGGCCCCCCGCGAGCACTCCCCGCAGCCGGGCCACCACGCCCTGTCGTACACCATCTGA
- a CDS encoding DUF6529 family protein produces the protein MPRSRSAAPLLLAMLAPVAISLGLLWFGWEHLPDPGRSLFGASGEDALRLKSWLGSALFGLALAQLVLALAMYRGSGQPARRVRTWHRVGGWLAFALSLPIAQHCLLAYGVQFTGWRVGLHSTAGCFLYGAFAAKVLLVRHGRLPGWVLPVAGGALFCAIGVLWWTAALWFLNGYAVPGF, from the coding sequence GTGCCCCGGTCGCGCTCCGCCGCACCATTGCTGCTGGCGATGCTGGCGCCGGTGGCGATCTCGCTCGGGCTGCTCTGGTTCGGGTGGGAGCACCTGCCCGACCCGGGGCGCTCGCTGTTCGGGGCGTCCGGCGAGGACGCGCTGCGGCTGAAGTCCTGGCTCGGCTCGGCGCTGTTCGGGCTGGCGCTGGCCCAGCTGGTGCTGGCGCTGGCGATGTACCGCGGCAGCGGGCAGCCGGCCCGCCGGGTGCGGACCTGGCACCGGGTGGGCGGCTGGCTGGCGTTCGCGCTGTCGCTGCCGATCGCCCAGCACTGCCTGCTGGCGTACGGGGTGCAGTTCACCGGCTGGCGGGTCGGCCTGCACTCAACCGCCGGCTGCTTCCTGTACGGGGCGTTCGCGGCGAAGGTGCTGCTGGTGCGGCACGGGCGGCTGCCCGGCTGGGTGCTGCCGGTGGCGGGCGGGGCGCTGTTCTGCGCGATCGGGGTGCTGTGGTGGACGGCGGCGCTGTGGTTCCTGAACGGGTACGCCGTGCCCGGCTTCTGA
- a CDS encoding phosphotransferase family protein: MTTAAPPGLDLDRLRAHLDRALPAPTAGPLTARLFEGGRSNLTYLVEDGVSRWVLRRPPLGHVLATAHDMGREYRVLGALAGTAVPVPRPVLLVEDTEVIGAPCYLMEYVEGTAHRDAKALAALGEQRVHGLGVRLVETLVALHAVDPEAVGLAGFGRPEGFLERQLRRWGKQLDASRSREVPGVDELHRRLAETLPDSPAPALVHGDYRLDNVLVAEDDRIAAVLDWEMSTVGDPLTDLGLLVMYTELARRFDGVLPGAALAPGFPSTDELVRRYADASGRDVSGLGWYVAFASFKLAVVLEGIHYRYTRGGTVGAGFDRVGELVPLFVEFGLGSLEG; the protein is encoded by the coding sequence ATGACCACCGCTGCTCCGCCCGGACTGGACCTGGACCGGCTGCGCGCCCACCTGGACCGCGCCCTGCCCGCGCCGACGGCGGGGCCGCTGACCGCCCGGCTGTTCGAGGGCGGGCGGTCGAACCTGACCTACCTGGTGGAGGACGGCGTCTCGCGCTGGGTGCTTCGCCGGCCGCCGCTCGGGCACGTGCTGGCGACCGCGCACGACATGGGCCGCGAGTACCGGGTGCTCGGGGCGCTGGCCGGGACGGCCGTGCCGGTGCCGCGGCCGGTGCTGCTGGTCGAGGACACCGAGGTGATCGGCGCGCCCTGCTACCTGATGGAGTACGTCGAGGGCACCGCGCACCGGGACGCCAAGGCGCTGGCCGCCCTCGGCGAGCAGCGGGTGCACGGGCTCGGCGTGCGGTTGGTGGAGACCCTGGTGGCGCTGCACGCGGTGGACCCGGAGGCGGTCGGGCTGGCCGGATTCGGCCGCCCCGAAGGTTTCCTGGAGCGGCAACTCCGGCGTTGGGGAAAGCAGTTGGACGCCTCGCGGAGCCGCGAGGTGCCGGGCGTGGACGAGCTGCACCGGCGCCTCGCCGAGACGCTGCCCGACTCGCCCGCCCCCGCGCTGGTGCACGGCGACTACCGGCTCGACAACGTGCTGGTGGCCGAGGACGACCGGATCGCGGCGGTGCTGGACTGGGAGATGTCCACCGTCGGCGACCCGCTCACCGACCTGGGCCTGCTGGTGATGTACACCGAACTGGCCCGCCGCTTCGACGGCGTGCTGCCGGGCGCGGCCCTCGCCCCCGGGTTCCCGTCCACGGACGAGCTGGTGCGCCGCTACGCGGACGCCTCCGGGCGGGACGTGTCGGGGCTCGGCTGGTACGTCGCCTTCGCCTCGTTCAAGTTGGCGGTGGTGCTGGAGGGCATCCACTACCGGTACACCCGGGGCGGCACGGTCGGCGCGGGCTTCGACCGGGTCGGTGAACTGGTGCCGCTGTTCGTGGAGTTCGGACTCGGATCGCTGGAGGGCTGA
- a CDS encoding acyl-CoA dehydrogenase family protein, producing MDFGYDARTVELLGELGAFMDEFVYPAEPVLAEQLDDPKREPWQIPPVVGELRAAAKARGLWNLFFTDSHGLPGEPGAGLTNLQYAPLAELTGRSVLLAPAAVNCAAPDTGNMELLAQFGSTEQRERWLRPLLDGSIRSAFAMTEPEVASSDATNITTRIIRDGDEYVVSGRKWYITGAMNPDCKVFIVMGKTDPSAEVHRQQSMILVPRDTPGVRVLRGMRVFGYQDADHGGHAEILFDDVRVPAANLIGEEGAGFAIAQARLGPGRIHHCMRAIGIAERALELTCRRVNSRVAFGRPLAEQGVVQDWIAEARVRIEQARLLVLKTAWLMDTVGNRGAHTEIQAIKIAVPSTVEWILDKAVQAHGAAGVSQDTVLAQLWAGNRTLRLADGPDEVHKRSLARRELKKYR from the coding sequence ATGGATTTCGGTTACGACGCCAGGACGGTCGAGCTGCTCGGCGAACTCGGCGCGTTCATGGACGAGTTCGTCTACCCGGCGGAGCCGGTGCTGGCCGAGCAGTTGGACGACCCGAAGCGCGAGCCGTGGCAGATCCCGCCCGTGGTGGGCGAGTTGCGGGCGGCGGCGAAGGCCCGCGGCCTGTGGAACCTGTTCTTCACAGACAGCCACGGCCTGCCGGGCGAGCCGGGCGCCGGCCTCACCAACCTGCAGTACGCGCCGCTGGCCGAACTCACCGGCCGCTCCGTCCTGCTGGCCCCCGCCGCGGTCAACTGCGCGGCCCCCGACACCGGCAACATGGAACTGCTCGCCCAGTTCGGCTCCACCGAGCAGCGCGAGCGCTGGCTGCGGCCACTGCTGGACGGCTCGATCCGCTCGGCGTTCGCGATGACCGAGCCGGAGGTGGCCTCCTCGGACGCCACCAACATCACCACCCGGATCATCCGGGACGGCGACGAGTACGTGGTCAGCGGCCGCAAGTGGTACATCACCGGCGCGATGAACCCGGACTGCAAGGTGTTCATCGTGATGGGCAAGACCGACCCGTCCGCGGAGGTGCACCGCCAGCAGTCGATGATCCTGGTGCCGCGCGACACCCCCGGCGTCCGGGTCCTGCGCGGCATGCGGGTGTTCGGCTACCAGGACGCCGACCACGGCGGCCACGCCGAGATCCTGTTCGACGACGTCCGGGTCCCGGCAGCCAATCTGATCGGCGAGGAGGGCGCGGGCTTCGCGATCGCCCAGGCCCGCCTCGGCCCGGGCCGGATCCACCACTGCATGCGCGCCATCGGCATCGCCGAACGCGCCCTGGAGCTGACCTGCCGCCGGGTCAACTCCCGGGTGGCGTTCGGCCGTCCGCTCGCCGAGCAGGGCGTGGTGCAGGACTGGATCGCCGAGGCCCGGGTCCGCATCGAGCAGGCCCGCCTGCTGGTCCTGAAGACCGCCTGGCTGATGGACACCGTCGGCAACCGGGGCGCCCACACCGAGATCCAGGCCATCAAGATCGCCGTCCCGTCCACCGTCGAGTGGATCCTCGACAAGGCCGTCCAGGCGCACGGCGCGGCCGGCGTCAGCCAGGACACCGTCCTGGCCCAACTCTGGGCCGGCAACCGCACGCTGCGCCTCGCGGACGGCCCGGACGAGGTGCACAAGCGCTCGCTGGCGCGGCGGGAGTTGAAGAAGTACCGCTGA
- a CDS encoding tetratricopeptide repeat protein — protein MASDVHHSYRRLFGDTHLPTVVCASNPGSYQRRSGAPAGALQYGRSAVAGLTRPLGADHPDTLAAQADLAIVLRALGRGAEAVTLRLRARAALTGQYGEGHPPVDAVGSWRRTDLDLASQPL, from the coding sequence GTGGCCTCCGACGTCCACCACAGCTACCGGCGGCTGTTCGGCGACACCCACCTCCCCACCGTGGTGTGCGCGAGCAACCCGGGTTCCTACCAACGCCGTTCCGGCGCCCCGGCCGGCGCGCTCCAGTACGGGCGGTCCGCCGTCGCCGGGCTCACTCGCCCGCTCGGCGCGGACCACCCCGACACGCTCGCCGCGCAGGCCGATCTCGCGATCGTCCTGCGGGCGCTCGGTCGGGGTGCCGAGGCGGTGACCCTGCGGCTGCGGGCCCGGGCGGCCCTCACCGGGCAGTACGGCGAGGGCCATCCGCCGGTCGACGCCGTCGGCAGCTGGCGCCGCACCGATCTCGACCTCGCATCCCAGCCGCTGTGA
- a CDS encoding NADPH:quinone oxidoreductase family protein, protein MRAWQIAELGAPLDVMKPVEDADRPVPGPGQLLVEVRAAAVNFPDALMAAGLYQVRPPLPFTPGVELCGVVAEGPRTGERLIGTAQLPAGAFAEYALLDAATALPAPESLDDAEAAALHIAYQTGWFALHRRARLAPGETLLVHAAAGGVGSAAVQLGKAAGAFVIAVVGGSEKAGVARQLGADLVIDRKAEDFVAAVKAATGGRGADVVFDPVGGAAYTGSTKCIAFEGRIVVVGFASGEIPAPALGHALVKNYAVLGLHWGLYVAKDPDAVRDCHAALTALAAAGQIRPLVSERVPLAAAADAVHRVATGDSTGRIAVMP, encoded by the coding sequence ATGAGAGCCTGGCAGATCGCCGAACTCGGCGCGCCGCTGGACGTGATGAAGCCGGTCGAGGACGCCGACCGGCCGGTGCCCGGCCCGGGACAGCTGCTGGTCGAGGTCCGGGCGGCGGCCGTCAACTTCCCCGACGCGCTGATGGCCGCCGGGCTCTACCAGGTGCGCCCGCCGCTGCCGTTCACCCCCGGCGTGGAACTCTGCGGCGTGGTGGCCGAGGGCCCGCGGACCGGCGAACGCCTGATCGGCACCGCCCAGTTGCCCGCCGGCGCGTTCGCCGAGTACGCCCTGCTGGACGCCGCCACCGCGCTCCCGGCCCCCGAGAGTCTGGACGACGCGGAGGCCGCCGCGCTGCACATCGCCTACCAGACCGGCTGGTTCGCGCTGCACCGGCGCGCCCGCCTCGCCCCCGGCGAGACCCTGTTGGTGCACGCCGCGGCCGGAGGCGTCGGCAGCGCCGCCGTCCAACTCGGCAAGGCCGCCGGGGCGTTCGTGATCGCCGTGGTCGGTGGCAGCGAAAAGGCTGGGGTGGCGCGGCAGTTGGGCGCCGACCTGGTGATCGACCGGAAGGCCGAGGACTTCGTCGCCGCGGTCAAGGCCGCCACCGGCGGGCGCGGCGCCGACGTGGTCTTCGACCCGGTCGGCGGCGCCGCCTACACCGGCTCCACCAAGTGCATCGCCTTCGAGGGCCGGATCGTGGTGGTCGGCTTCGCCTCCGGCGAGATCCCCGCTCCGGCGCTGGGCCACGCCCTGGTGAAGAACTACGCGGTGCTCGGCCTGCACTGGGGCCTGTACGTGGCCAAGGACCCGGACGCCGTCCGCGACTGCCACGCCGCCCTCACCGCCCTCGCCGCCGCCGGGCAGATCCGCCCGCTGGTCTCCGAACGCGTCCCGCTGGCGGCCGCCGCCGACGCCGTTCACCGCGTCGCCACCGGCGACAGCACCGGCCGAATCGCCGTCATGCCGTAG
- a CDS encoding SDR family oxidoreductase, whose translation MTDRQDAIVGDAFAGVGAVVTGAGHGIGEALARALAAAGARVVVNDLDGDAARAVADEIGAHAVPGDAASDDGVTELVTAARAHLGAVDLYCANAGVATTGGPDAPPEAWEQAWQVNVLSHVRASRLLLPDWLERGTGRFLATVSAAGLLTMLGSAPYAVTKHGALAFAEWLSATYRHRGVQVHALCPQGVRTRMLDGTGEHGQVLLAPTAIEPAEVAERALRGMAAGEFLILPHPEVAEYYAARATTPDRWLHGMNRLQQQIEARQETR comes from the coding sequence GTGACGGACCGTCAGGACGCGATCGTCGGCGACGCGTTCGCCGGGGTCGGCGCCGTCGTCACCGGAGCCGGGCACGGGATCGGCGAGGCGCTGGCCCGGGCGCTGGCCGCCGCCGGCGCCCGGGTGGTGGTCAACGACCTGGACGGCGACGCCGCCCGCGCGGTGGCCGACGAGATCGGGGCGCACGCCGTCCCCGGCGACGCGGCGAGCGACGACGGGGTCACCGAACTGGTCACCGCCGCCCGCGCCCACCTCGGCGCCGTCGACCTGTACTGCGCCAACGCGGGCGTCGCCACCACCGGCGGACCCGACGCCCCGCCCGAGGCCTGGGAACAGGCCTGGCAGGTCAACGTGCTCAGCCACGTCCGGGCGAGCCGACTGCTGCTCCCGGACTGGTTGGAGCGCGGCACCGGCCGTTTCCTCGCCACCGTCTCCGCCGCCGGACTGCTCACCATGCTCGGCTCCGCCCCCTACGCCGTCACCAAGCACGGCGCGCTGGCGTTCGCCGAATGGCTGTCCGCCACCTACCGGCACCGCGGCGTGCAGGTCCACGCGCTCTGCCCGCAGGGTGTGCGGACCAGGATGCTGGACGGCACCGGCGAGCACGGGCAGGTGCTGCTCGCGCCCACCGCGATCGAACCCGCCGAGGTCGCCGAACGCGCCCTGCGCGGCATGGCCGCGGGGGAGTTCCTGATCCTGCCGCACCCCGAGGTCGCCGAGTACTACGCGGCCCGCGCCACCACCCCCGACCGCTGGCTGCACGGCATGAACCGGCTCCAGCAGCAGATCGAGGCCCGACAGGAGACCCGATGA
- a CDS encoding SDR family oxidoreductase, with protein MTVSFKGKVAVVTGASRGIGLGIARELVQRGAKVCITARTRETLDEAVRELGGPDHALAVAGKSDDAAHQEETVAKVLETFGRLDLLVNNTGINPVYGPVLETDPAAAAKILAVNVLAPLAWTRRAHAAWMAEHGGAVVNVASIAGIRASNGIGMYGVSKAALIRLTTELASELGPDIRVNAVAPAVVKTKFAEALYEGREEKVARAYPLGRLGLPEDVAGAVAFLLSEDAGWITGQTLVVDGGVTLGGRL; from the coding sequence ATGACAGTGTCGTTCAAGGGCAAGGTGGCCGTGGTCACCGGGGCGAGCCGCGGTATCGGGCTCGGCATCGCGCGCGAACTGGTCCAGCGCGGGGCGAAGGTCTGCATCACCGCCCGCACCCGGGAGACCCTGGACGAGGCGGTGCGCGAACTCGGCGGCCCCGACCACGCCCTGGCCGTCGCCGGGAAGTCCGACGACGCCGCGCACCAGGAGGAGACCGTTGCCAAGGTCCTGGAGACCTTCGGCCGCCTCGACCTCCTGGTCAACAACACCGGCATCAACCCGGTCTACGGCCCGGTCCTGGAGACCGACCCCGCCGCCGCCGCCAAGATCCTCGCCGTCAACGTGCTCGCCCCACTGGCCTGGACCCGCCGCGCGCACGCCGCCTGGATGGCCGAGCACGGCGGCGCCGTGGTCAACGTCGCCTCCATCGCGGGCATCCGCGCCTCCAACGGCATCGGCATGTACGGCGTCTCCAAGGCCGCGCTGATCCGCCTCACCACGGAGCTCGCCTCCGAACTCGGCCCCGACATCCGGGTCAACGCGGTCGCCCCCGCCGTGGTTAAGACCAAGTTCGCCGAGGCGCTGTACGAGGGCCGCGAGGAGAAGGTGGCCCGGGCCTACCCGCTCGGCCGCCTCGGCCTGCCCGAGGACGTGGCCGGCGCGGTCGCCTTCCTGCTCTCCGAGGACGCCGGCTGGATCACCGGCCAGACCCTGGTGGTCGACGGCGGCGTCACCCTCGGCGGCAGACTGTGA
- a CDS encoding TetR/AcrR family transcriptional regulator, with protein sequence MTDPATAALWPGERTEAARRLLLAAVDSFARRGYHATTTRDIATAAGMSPAALYIHYPSKAALLAEISRAGHQATLDLVEQAEASSTDPVAQMRALAESFTTWHARGHTVGRIVNHELHALPEEDFAAVAELRIRIEETVLRIIAAGASEGAFQVPDQRTAARAVTSLGIDVARWYTERSSESPEELGRRYGQLVLRMLGAETPSSP encoded by the coding sequence ATGACCGACCCAGCGACCGCCGCACTCTGGCCCGGGGAGCGCACCGAGGCCGCCCGGCGACTGCTGCTGGCCGCCGTGGACTCCTTCGCCCGCCGCGGCTACCACGCCACCACCACCCGGGACATCGCCACCGCCGCCGGGATGAGCCCGGCCGCGCTGTACATCCACTACCCGTCGAAGGCCGCGCTGCTCGCGGAGATCTCCCGGGCCGGCCACCAGGCCACCCTGGACCTGGTCGAGCAGGCCGAGGCGTCCTCGACCGACCCGGTGGCGCAGATGCGCGCCCTCGCGGAGTCCTTCACCACCTGGCACGCCCGCGGCCACACGGTCGGGCGGATCGTCAACCACGAGCTGCACGCGTTGCCCGAGGAGGACTTCGCGGCCGTCGCCGAGCTGCGGATCCGGATCGAGGAGACGGTGCTGCGGATCATCGCCGCGGGCGCGTCGGAAGGCGCTTTCCAGGTGCCCGACCAGCGCACCGCGGCCCGCGCCGTGACCTCGCTCGGCATCGACGTCGCGCGCTGGTACACCGAGCGCAGCAGCGAGTCCCCCGAGGAGTTGGGGCGGCGCTACGGACAGCTGGTGCTGCGGATGCTGGGCGCCGAGACACCGTCGTCCCCCTGA
- a CDS encoding DUF2470 domain-containing protein, producing the protein MLPQPARRSSAPTAAERARTLLEFASSAVLDIRGADLAARPGLPSQVACAPRPDGSVAVLVGRESALHRITALARGPLTAELDCVDVAPVAVPHRIRGRLQIQGLLTSAPGETPAAFFPRAGHAARHDGGVLLRLEPDHLALDDLWGAECCVDPDETAAAEPDPVAAEEPALLQHLAAAHADQLLVLGSQALDRPVAPPGWDTATDRLREVRPVALDRRGLRVRLLGVDPGTVLDARFEFHRPVGHSDDLPEALHRLFAHAAAPTLRSATAFHPEG; encoded by the coding sequence GTGCTGCCTCAGCCCGCCCGCCGCTCGTCCGCCCCGACCGCCGCCGAACGCGCCCGCACCCTGCTGGAGTTCGCCTCCTCGGCCGTCCTGGACATCCGCGGCGCCGACCTCGCCGCCCGCCCCGGTTTGCCCTCGCAGGTCGCGTGCGCGCCGCGCCCCGACGGCTCGGTGGCCGTCCTGGTCGGCCGCGAGTCGGCACTGCACCGGATCACCGCCCTGGCCCGCGGCCCGCTCACCGCCGAACTCGACTGCGTGGACGTCGCGCCCGTCGCCGTCCCGCACCGCATCCGCGGCCGGCTCCAGATCCAGGGCCTGCTCACCAGCGCCCCCGGCGAGACCCCGGCCGCGTTCTTCCCCCGTGCCGGGCACGCCGCCCGGCACGACGGCGGCGTCCTGCTGCGGCTGGAGCCGGACCACCTGGCGCTCGACGACCTGTGGGGCGCCGAGTGCTGCGTCGACCCGGACGAGACCGCTGCCGCCGAACCCGACCCGGTCGCCGCCGAGGAGCCCGCACTGCTGCAGCACCTCGCCGCCGCCCACGCCGACCAACTGCTGGTGCTCGGCTCGCAGGCGCTGGACCGCCCGGTCGCCCCGCCCGGCTGGGACACCGCCACCGACCGGCTGCGCGAGGTCCGCCCGGTCGCCCTGGACCGGCGCGGCCTGCGGGTGCGCCTGCTGGGCGTCGATCCCGGCACCGTGCTGGACGCCCGCTTCGAGTTCCACCGCCCGGTCGGCCACTCCGACGACCTGCCGGAGGCCCTGCACCGGCTGTTCGCGCACGCAGCCGCCCCGACCCTGCGCAGCGCAACCGCCTTCCACCCGGAGGGCTGA
- a CDS encoding VOC family protein has protein sequence MVERTATVRCVPAVPCWVSLTAHDLTAAQAFYGPLLGWEFVPGPDRWGPYLRAVVDGVEVAGLSELGSDWERPVAWTTYFGIESADRAADGVRERGGTLAVGPLAFDAGRVALAADPFGATFGIWEGEPGDDTWMSDPGAPVWIELRTADPFAAALFYGEVFRWDGRDPRRFEVRFEHERVVLRSDDRSVAALRAAKDLAPHWEVFFSVADTDAAVRQAGALGGRVLDGPVDSPYGRVARLADAEGGRFSVLGPVL, from the coding sequence ATGGTGGAGCGAACGGCCACGGTGCGCTGCGTGCCCGCGGTGCCGTGCTGGGTCAGCCTGACGGCGCACGACCTGACGGCGGCGCAGGCCTTCTACGGGCCGCTGCTGGGCTGGGAGTTCGTGCCGGGACCGGACCGCTGGGGCCCGTACCTGCGCGCGGTGGTCGACGGCGTCGAGGTCGCCGGGCTCAGCGAACTGGGCTCCGACTGGGAGCGTCCGGTCGCCTGGACCACCTACTTCGGCATCGAGAGCGCCGACCGTGCGGCCGACGGCGTCCGCGAGCGCGGCGGCACCCTCGCGGTCGGCCCGCTGGCCTTCGACGCCGGCCGGGTCGCCCTGGCCGCCGACCCGTTCGGTGCGACCTTCGGCATCTGGGAGGGCGAGCCGGGCGACGACACCTGGATGTCCGACCCCGGCGCGCCGGTCTGGATCGAGCTGCGCACCGCCGACCCGTTCGCCGCCGCGCTGTTCTACGGCGAGGTGTTCCGCTGGGACGGCCGCGACCCGCGGCGCTTCGAGGTCCGGTTCGAGCACGAGCGGGTGGTGCTGCGCTCCGATGACCGCAGCGTCGCCGCGCTGCGCGCCGCCAAGGACCTGGCGCCGCACTGGGAGGTGTTCTTCTCGGTGGCCGACACCGATGCCGCCGTCCGGCAGGCCGGTGCGCTCGGCGGCCGGGTGCTGGACGGGCCCGTCGACTCCCCGTACGGGCGGGTGGCCCGGCTGGCGGACGCCGAGGGCGGGCGGTTCTCGGTGCTCGGCCCGGTGCTCTGA